The following coding sequences are from one Mugil cephalus isolate CIBA_MC_2020 chromosome 9, CIBA_Mcephalus_1.1, whole genome shotgun sequence window:
- the si:ch1073-280e3.1 gene encoding complement C2, whose translation MYIRSALWILLFVSFQDVSPQDSDNYDYESYYDGPQPLICSVTERIRGGNVTYSQGGLEGSVLTYHCGPGQYPSPVSFRLCDANGEWSPMRSSTGRLVSVASCKDMLCPAQLQLDHGEFWPRNQWFHVGTTQSFSCQEGFTLYGSAERNCTLTGEWTGDTPVCVSHDDDCDDPGIPPGALRSANRFHTGEKVTYRCQAGLALLGSAERFCLENKEWSGSAPRCQAPNTFDSPSSVAAAMAGSLAGVMDVLSPDSKRKGDDEAFGRTFHVDEGSRMNIYILLDTSGSIKKQDFDLSRDATIKLIRKLDSYEVKMKFHVLSFASKVIDIVNITDSEISDKAEDVIWFLEKFNYNSHGRQTGTNLYSALYRVSEMINFFKQNSAKYFFNETQNIIIIETDGFSNTGVNPQRALAQIRNLLDYSPTAQDHTDERRLDVYVFGVGEQVNKEELNALASKKRGEKHFFTLESYQTLGNMFNSIISDQSVTMCGLAQEDEGKESQSIPVYTKPWHVTLTSFSGSKVENLCSGSILSQNWVLTAAHCFARKSTATPKTLEVKHGEGRVKVSEVIMHPKFNVYALTHRNVSEFYDYDIALVQTNASIPLSWKARPICLPCTKPASRALKKINSTCEQHRKELLTHEETLALFIHKQEDRKETHIHTQTKRPGCVEKAMLTLKMPTNVTLDEYVPDRFLCTGGTERYKDAITCQGDSGGSLFLQKRKRYFQVGVVSWGTIDICDQSKPLSKRFSSSNPPPDARDFHIDLFKLMPWLKQHLGNEIQFLPEIN comes from the exons GGAGGCCTGGAGGGCAGTGTGCTGACCTATCACTGCGGCCCGGGACAATACCCCTCCCCGGTCAGCTTCAGGCTCTGTGATGCCAATGGGGAGTGGTCGCCTATGAGATCATCCACTGGCAGACTTGTGTCAGTGGCCTCATGCAAAG ACATGTTGTGTCCGGCTCAGCTCCAGCTGGATCATGGCGAGTTCTGGCCCAGGAACCAGTGGTTTCATGTTGGGACGACCCAGAGTTTCTCCTGCCAGGAAGGCTTCACCCTGTACGGGTCAGCGGAGAGAAACTGCACTCTGACCGGGGAGTGGACAGGAGACactcctgtctgtgtcagccaTG ATGATGACTGTGATGACCCAGGGATCCCACCCGGGGCCCTGAGGTCAGCTAACCGTTTCCACACTGGTGAGAAGGTGACTTACCGCTGTCAGGCCGGTCTGGCTCTGCTCGGCTCGGCTGAAAGGTTTTGCCTGGAGAATAAAGAGTGGAGTGGCTCAGCTCCGCGGTGTCAAG CCCCAAATACCTTCGACTCCCCCAGCAGTGTAGCTGCAGCCATGGCAGGATCACTTGCAGGAGTGATGGATGTGCTCTCACCAGACTCCAAGAGGAAAG GTGATGACGAAGCCTTTGGTCGAACCTTTCACGTGGATGAAGGCAGTCGCATGAACATCTACATTTTGCTAGATACATCGGGAAGCATCAAAAAGCAAGACTTTGATCTGTCCAGGGACGCCACCATTAAGCTCATCAGAAAG CTCGACAGCTACGAGGTGAAGATGAAGTTCCATGTGTTGTCATTTGCCAGCAAGGTCATAGACATCGTCAACATCACAGACTCGGAGATAAGCGATAAAGCTGAGGACGTTATATGGTTTCTGGAGAAGTTCAACTACAACA GCCACGGTCGTCAAACAGGCACCAACCTCTACTCTGCTCTGTACCGTGTCAGCGAGATGATCAACTTCTTTAAGCAAAACAGTGCCAAGTACTTTTTCAACGAGACtcagaacatcatcatcatagAAACAGACG GTTTCTCTAACACGGGGGTCAATCCTCAAAGGGCCCTGGCTCAGATCCGGAACTTGTTGGACTACAGCCCCACAGCCCAGGATCACACAGACGAGAGAAGGCTAG ATGTGTACGTATTTGGCGTTGGGGAGCAAGTGAACAAAGAGGAGCTGAACGCTTTGGCCTCAAAAAAACGTGGTGAGAAGCACTTTTTCACTCTGGAAAGCTATCAGACCCTGGGAAACATGTTCAACAGCATCATCA GCGACCAAAGTGTAACCATGTGTGGGCTAGCTCAGGAAGACGAAGGAAAGGAATCACAATCTATACCTGTCTACACCAAGCCCTGGCACGTGACTCTGACTTCA TTTAGTGGTTCAAAGGTGGAAAACCTCTGTTCAGGGTCTATTCTAAGCCAGAATTGGGTGCTGACGGCCGCTCACTGCTTTGCCAGAAAGAGCACAGCGACCCCAAAGACACTGGAAGTAAAACATG GTGAGGGCAGGGTGAAGGTCAGCGAAGTGATCATGCACCCAAAGTTCAACGTCTACGCACTTACACACAGAAATGTATCTGAGTTTTACGACTATGACATAGCTCTGGTTCAGACTAATGCCAGCATCCCGCTGTCCTGGAAAGCCAG ACCTATCTGCTTGCCATGTACCAAACCAGCCTCCAGAGCCCTGAAGAAAATCAACTCTACCTGTGAACAGCACA GGAAGGAACTTCTAACACACGAGGAGACGCTCGCTCTTTTCATCCACAAGCAAGAAGACCGTAAGGAGACGCACATTCACACCCAGACTAAG AGGCCTGGCTGTGTGGAGAAGGCCATGCTAACGCTGAAAATGCCCACAAACGTGACTTTGGATGAGTATGTACCTGACAGATTCCTCTGCACTGGGGGCACTGAAAGATATAAGGACGCTATAACCTGCCAAG gtgACTCTGGCGGATCCCTGTTTCTGCAAAAAAGAAAGCGCTATTTTCAG gTGGGCGTAGTGAGCTGGGGCACCATAGATATATGCGACCAATCCAAGCCGTTATCCAAGcgtttcagcagcagcaacccCCCTCCTGACGCTCGCGACTTTCACATCGACCTCTTCAAGCTGATGCCGTGGCTGAAACAGCATCTGGGGAATGAAATCCAGTTCCTGCCTGAAATCA